The Campylobacter sp. CN_NE2 genome contains a region encoding:
- the rpoB gene encoding DNA-directed RNA polymerase subunit beta gives MLNSLYSGNRLRVDFSKVPKEIDVPNLLQLQKKSFDHFLNLDNSDDESGIEKVFKSIFPIHDSQNRLSLEYVSSEISKPRYSIRECMERGLTYCVNLKMKIRLIVHDKDEKTGEKIGVKDIKEQEIFIREIPLMTDRISFIINGVERVVVNQLHRSPGVIFKEEESPTVLNKLIFTAQIIPDRGSWLYFEYDAKDVLYVRINKRRKMPITILFRALGYKKQDIIKLFYPIKTIYIKNGKFLTDFNPDEYSAGRVDYDIKNEKGEILHSAGKRLTKKKADKLVEDGLKFIEYPTEILVERYLSDPVINSESGEVLFDTLTALDEVKLAKIGEITSEFNIANDLAIGVDNSIINSFIQDAETLKLLQQTEGVDDENDLAAIRIYKVMRPGEPVVKDAARAFVNDLFFNPERYDLTKVGRMKMNHKLGLSVPEFVTVLTNEDIIKTAKYLIKVKNGQGFIDDRDHLGNRRIRAIGELLANELHLGFIKVQKAIKDKFTSLSNNIEELMPYDFVNPKMITTTLMEFFTSGQLSQFMDQTNPLSEVTHKRRLSALGEGGLVKERAGFEVRDVHPTHYGRICPIETPEGQNIGLINTLATYAKVNDLGFIEAPYRKVVDGKVTDEIVYLTATQEEGLYIAPASAKLDAKNNIAEELLEARKDGETIMARREDINLIDLCSGMVAGVAASLIPFLEHDDANRALMGSNMQRQAVPLLYSTAPIVGTGMEATIARDSWEAIKAKRAGIVEKVDNKNIFILGEDEKGPFIDHYSMEKNLRTNQNTTFTQHPIVRKGDSVEAGQIIADGASMDGGELAIGKNALIAFMPWHGYNYEDAVVISEKMIRKDEYTSVHIYEKEIEARELKDGVEEITKDIPNVKEEELTHLDESGIVKIGTHVKPGMILVGKVTPKGEVKPTPEERLLRAIFGEKAGHVVNKSLYAGSSMEGVVIDVKIFTKKGYEKDPRTIRAYEEERTELEREHHDRLLMLDREEMLKVISLLSKNPLESAQTLNKTEYKKGDFVKKEDLENSNRFTLNSFVKGYSKKIQKQYDELKNHFQNEKKKLKEEHDEKIEILEKDDILPSGVVKLVKVYVATKRKLKVGDKMAGRHGNKGIVSNIVPEVDMPYLPSGQRVDIVLNPLGVPSRMNIGQIMESHLGLVGWRLGEQIQQILEEKTGEWLANLRAKMVEIAGTSKLMNAKKAIENLSDEELLKYARDWSKGVRFAAPIFEGIVPEDFKKLFEMAGIDSDGKTELYDGRTGEKMKERVNVGCMYYLKLHHLVDEKVHARSTGPYSLVTQQPVGGKALFGGQRFGEMEVWALEAYGAAYTLREMLTIKSDDVEGRLAAYKALTKGENVPSTGIPETFFVLTKELKSLALDVEIYESGDDNE, from the coding sequence ATGCTAAATAGCTTATATTCAGGAAATCGTCTTAGAGTGGATTTTTCCAAAGTTCCAAAAGAGATTGATGTTCCAAATTTATTACAACTTCAAAAAAAGAGTTTTGATCACTTTTTAAATCTTGACAATTCTGACGATGAAAGTGGAATCGAAAAGGTTTTTAAATCAATTTTTCCTATTCATGATTCTCAAAATAGATTGAGTTTAGAATATGTAAGTAGCGAGATTTCTAAACCTAGATACTCCATTAGAGAGTGCATGGAAAGAGGTCTTACATATTGTGTAAATTTGAAAATGAAAATTCGCCTAATAGTCCATGATAAAGATGAAAAAACAGGCGAAAAAATCGGCGTAAAAGATATAAAAGAACAAGAAATTTTTATCCGTGAAATTCCTTTGATGACAGATAGAATTTCATTTATTATAAACGGTGTTGAAAGAGTTGTTGTAAATCAACTCCACAGAAGTCCTGGCGTTATCTTTAAAGAAGAAGAAAGCCCAACTGTGCTTAATAAACTAATTTTTACGGCTCAAATTATCCCTGATAGGGGAAGTTGGCTGTATTTCGAATATGACGCAAAAGATGTGCTTTATGTTCGAATTAATAAAAGAAGAAAAATGCCTATAACGATTTTATTTAGGGCATTAGGATATAAAAAACAAGACATTATCAAGCTATTTTATCCGATTAAAACTATTTATATTAAAAACGGCAAATTTTTGACAGATTTTAATCCTGATGAATATAGCGCCGGTAGGGTTGATTATGATATTAAAAACGAAAAAGGCGAGATTTTACACTCAGCAGGAAAACGCTTAACCAAGAAAAAAGCAGATAAACTAGTCGAAGACGGGCTTAAATTTATAGAGTATCCGACTGAAATTTTGGTTGAAAGATATTTAAGCGATCCTGTCATAAATAGCGAAAGCGGCGAAGTTTTATTTGATACCTTAACTGCGCTTGATGAAGTAAAATTAGCCAAAATCGGCGAAATCACAAGCGAATTTAACATAGCAAATGATTTGGCTATCGGTGTTGATAACTCAATCATAAATTCATTTATCCAAGATGCAGAAACGCTAAAACTTTTGCAACAAACAGAAGGCGTTGATGACGAAAATGATTTGGCTGCGATTAGAATTTACAAAGTTATGCGACCGGGAGAGCCTGTCGTAAAAGACGCTGCAAGAGCATTTGTAAATGATTTATTTTTCAACCCTGAAAGATACGATCTTACAAAAGTAGGACGAATGAAAATGAATCACAAATTAGGTCTTAGTGTGCCTGAATTTGTAACCGTTTTGACAAATGAAGATATTATCAAAACTGCAAAATATTTGATTAAAGTTAAAAACGGACAAGGATTTATCGACGATAGAGATCACTTGGGAAATAGAAGAATTCGTGCTATCGGCGAACTTTTGGCAAATGAGCTTCATTTAGGATTTATCAAAGTCCAAAAAGCTATAAAAGATAAATTTACAAGCCTAAGCAATAATATCGAAGAGCTTATGCCTTATGATTTTGTAAATCCAAAAATGATAACTACAACTTTAATGGAATTTTTCACAAGCGGTCAGTTAAGCCAATTTATGGATCAAACAAATCCGCTTAGCGAAGTTACGCATAAAAGAAGATTATCAGCTCTTGGCGAAGGCGGTTTAGTAAAAGAACGAGCCGGTTTTGAAGTGCGAGATGTTCATCCGACGCATTATGGACGAATTTGCCCGATTGAAACTCCGGAAGGTCAAAATATCGGTCTTATCAATACTCTTGCAACTTACGCAAAAGTAAATGATCTTGGCTTTATCGAAGCTCCGTATAGAAAAGTCGTTGATGGCAAAGTAACCGATGAAATCGTTTATCTAACCGCAACACAAGAAGAAGGGCTTTATATCGCACCTGCTTCTGCGAAATTAGATGCTAAAAATAATATCGCCGAAGAGCTACTTGAAGCTAGAAAAGACGGCGAAACCATAATGGCAAGAAGAGAAGATATAAATTTAATCGACCTTTGTAGCGGTATGGTTGCAGGAGTGGCAGCTTCGCTTATTCCTTTCTTGGAACACGATGACGCCAACCGTGCGCTAATGGGTTCAAACATGCAACGCCAAGCAGTTCCGCTTTTATACTCAACTGCTCCGATCGTAGGAACAGGTATGGAAGCAACTATCGCAAGAGATTCTTGGGAAGCCATTAAAGCAAAAAGAGCCGGAATCGTAGAAAAAGTAGATAATAAAAATATCTTTATCTTAGGCGAAGATGAAAAAGGTCCGTTTATTGACCATTATTCAATGGAGAAAAATTTACGCACCAACCAAAATACAACCTTTACTCAACACCCGATTGTGCGAAAAGGCGATAGCGTTGAAGCAGGTCAAATCATCGCAGATGGCGCTAGTATGGACGGCGGCGAGTTGGCTATTGGTAAAAATGCTCTAATCGCGTTTATGCCGTGGCATGGTTATAACTACGAAGATGCCGTTGTAATAAGTGAAAAAATGATTCGCAAAGACGAATACACAAGCGTTCATATCTACGAAAAAGAGATTGAAGCAAGAGAGCTAAAAGACGGCGTTGAAGAGATTACAAAAGATATTCCAAATGTAAAAGAAGAAGAGCTAACTCATTTGGACGAAAGCGGTATCGTAAAAATCGGAACCCATGTAAAACCGGGTATGATTTTGGTAGGAAAAGTAACTCCAAAAGGCGAAGTAAAACCAACCCCGGAAGAAAGACTTCTTAGAGCTATTTTTGGCGAAAAAGCAGGGCATGTGGTAAATAAATCATTATATGCCGGAAGTTCTATGGAAGGTGTTGTAATTGATGTGAAAATTTTCACTAAAAAAGGTTACGAAAAAGATCCTAGAACAATTCGTGCTTATGAAGAAGAAAGAACAGAGCTAGAAAGAGAACACCACGATAGACTTTTAATGTTAGATAGAGAAGAGATGTTAAAAGTTATTTCGCTTCTTTCTAAAAATCCGCTAGAAAGCGCTCAAACTCTAAATAAAACTGAGTATAAAAAAGGCGATTTTGTTAAAAAAGAAGATTTGGAAAATTCAAATAGATTTACGCTAAATTCGTTTGTTAAAGGATATTCAAAGAAAATTCAAAAACAATACGACGAGCTTAAAAACCATTTCCAAAATGAAAAGAAAAAGCTAAAAGAAGAACACGATGAAAAAATCGAAATTTTGGAAAAAGATGACATTTTGCCAAGCGGTGTTGTTAAGCTTGTAAAAGTTTATGTCGCAACTAAACGCAAACTAAAAGTCGGCGATAAAATGGCAGGACGACACGGAAATAAAGGTATCGTCTCAAACATCGTCCCGGAAGTCGATATGCCTTACTTGCCAAGCGGTCAAAGAGTGGATATTGTTCTAAATCCGCTAGGCGTTCCAAGCCGTATGAATATCGGTCAAATCATGGAAAGCCACTTAGGACTTGTCGGTTGGCGTTTGGGTGAGCAAATTCAGCAAATTTTAGAAGAAAAAACAGGCGAGTGGCTTGCAAATTTAAGAGCTAAAATGGTTGAAATCGCAGGAACTTCAAAACTAATGAACGCTAAAAAAGCGATTGAAAATTTAAGCGATGAAGAGTTGTTAAAATACGCAAGAGATTGGAGCAAAGGCGTTAGATTTGCCGCTCCGATTTTCGAAGGCATCGTGCCGGAAGATTTCAAAAAACTATTTGAAATGGCAGGAATCGATAGCGACGGCAAAACCGAGCTTTATGACGGACGCACAGGCGAAAAGATGAAAGAACGCGTAAATGTGGGTTGTATGTATTACCTTAAACTTCACCACCTTGTCGATGAAAAAGTCCATGCTAGAAGCACAGGACCTTACAGCCTTGTTACACAACAACCAGTCGGCGGTAAAGCACTATTTGGCGGTCAAAGATTTGGTGAAATGGAAGTTTGGGCATTAGAAGCTTATGGCGCGGCTTACACGCTAAGAGAAATGCTAACAATCAAATCAGATGATGTTGAGGGCAGACTTGCAGCTTATAAAGCTTTAACAAAAGGCGAAAATGTTCCATCTACTGGTATCCCAGAGACATTTTTTGTATTGACAAAAGAGTTAAAATCTCTTGCTTTGGATGTTGAAATTTATGAAAGCGGTGATGACAATGAGTGA
- the rpoC gene encoding DNA-directed RNA polymerase subunit beta', which yields MSENLRQIDVKEDQRPHDFDAFQIKLASPDEIKSWSYGEVKKPETINYRTLKPERDGLFCAKIFGPVRDYECICGKYKKMRYRGWKCEKCGVEITTSKVRRTRMGHIELVTPVAHIWYVNSLPSRIGTLLNVKMKDLERVLYYEAYIVENAGEAYYDSENSKKVEKYEVLNEEQYQSLNNKYAHTGFVAKMGGEVIRDMLAELDLVEILNSLKDEMANTNSEAKKKTIVKRLKVIESFLNSGNRPEWMMITNLPVLPADLRPLVSLDGGKFAVSDVNDLYRRVINRNSRLKRLMELDAPEIIIRNEKRMLQEAVDALFDNGRRANAVKGANKRPLKSLSEIIKGKQGRFRQNLLGKRVDFSGRSVIVVGPKLRMDQCGLPKTMALELFKPHLIARLQEKGYATTVKQAKKMIENKMNEVWECLEEVVQDHPVMLNRAPTLHKMSIQAFHPVLVEGKAIRLHPLVCAAFNADFDGDQMAVHVPLSQEAIAECKVLMLSSMNILLPASGKAVAVPSQDMVLGIYYLSLEKENAKGTNKIFANVDEVMVAVEANSLDIHAKIKTIVDGKTTFTTAGRLIIKSILPDFITEDDWNKVMKKKDIANLVDNVYKKGGLEVSAQFLDNLKNLGFESATKAGISISVADIIVPDSKHKFIEEAKKSVREIQNQYGAGLLTDSERYNKIIDIWTDTNNQVATEMMKLVRNDKGGFNSIYMMADSGARGSANQIRQLAGMRGLMAKPDGSIIETPIISNFREGLNVLEYFISTHGARKGLADTALKTANAGYLTRKLIDVAQNVKVTMDDCGTHEGIEITEITDNGELVESLEDRIMGRVLSSDIIDPITNEVLFSEGTLLDEISVRTIVDAGIKSVSIRTPITCKAAKGVCAKCYGVNLGEGKLVKPGEAVGIISAQSIGEPGTQLTLRTFHQGGTASTEQQDRQVIAQKEGFIRYYNINTQENGGKQIVMNRRNSAVLLVEPKIKAPIDGVVSIDITHDDVNISVKNKKEEFKYTIRRHDLAKPNELAGVSGKVEGKFHLPYANGEKIQENESLVEVIKEGWNVPNRIPFASELMVKDGEPVTQIIKAGAKGVLKYFILKGDYLERLKDLKKGYIVAEKGMFVVIADEDGREAIRHYIPRESVIQYDDNSKVEAKSVIAKPQKDDRLVIAEWDPYSTPIIAESEGVIAFEDIEPGYTASEQYDEMTGQSRLVINEYLPQGVKPAIIIATSKKELVKYNLGANTAIFVNNGDMVKVADILAKTPKAVAKSKDITGGLPRVSELFEARRPKNTAIIAEIDGVIRLDKPLRSKERIIIEANDGTTAEYLIDKSRQIQVRNGEFVHAGERLTEGFVSSHDVLRILGEKALHYYLISEIQQVYRSQGVAINDKHIEIIVSQMLRQVRIVDSGNTNFITGDLISRRKFREENEKVMAMGGEPAIAEPVLLGVTRAAIGSDSVISAASFQETTKVLTEASIAGKFDYLEDLKENVILGRTIPVGTGLYQDKIVKIKNN from the coding sequence ATGAGTGAGAATTTAAGACAAATTGATGTAAAAGAAGATCAAAGACCACACGATTTTGATGCGTTTCAGATAAAACTAGCTAGTCCTGATGAGATTAAATCATGGAGCTACGGCGAAGTTAAAAAGCCTGAAACTATCAATTATCGCACACTAAAACCTGAGCGAGACGGACTATTTTGTGCTAAAATTTTTGGTCCTGTTAGGGATTACGAGTGTATTTGTGGAAAATACAAAAAAATGCGCTATCGTGGCTGGAAATGCGAAAAATGTGGCGTTGAAATCACAACTTCAAAAGTTCGCCGCACAAGAATGGGTCATATCGAGCTAGTTACTCCTGTGGCTCACATTTGGTATGTAAATTCGCTCCCAAGCCGAATCGGAACGCTTTTAAATGTAAAAATGAAAGATTTAGAGCGCGTTTTGTATTATGAAGCTTATATCGTAGAAAATGCAGGTGAAGCGTATTACGATAGCGAAAATTCAAAAAAAGTTGAAAAATATGAAGTTTTAAATGAAGAGCAATATCAATCTTTAAATAACAAATACGCCCATACCGGTTTTGTGGCTAAAATGGGTGGCGAAGTTATCAGAGATATGCTTGCAGAGCTTGATTTGGTCGAAATTTTAAATAGCTTAAAAGATGAAATGGCAAACACAAATTCAGAAGCTAAGAAAAAAACTATCGTAAAAAGATTAAAAGTTATCGAAAGCTTCTTAAATTCGGGCAATAGACCTGAGTGGATGATGATTACGAATTTGCCTGTATTACCGGCTGATTTAAGACCGTTAGTAAGCCTTGATGGCGGTAAATTCGCAGTTTCTGATGTAAATGATTTATACAGAAGAGTAATCAACAGAAATTCACGCCTTAAAAGACTTATGGAGCTTGATGCACCTGAGATTATTATTCGCAACGAAAAAAGAATGCTTCAAGAAGCAGTCGATGCGCTTTTTGATAACGGCAGACGAGCAAATGCCGTTAAAGGTGCAAACAAACGCCCGTTAAAATCACTAAGCGAAATCATCAAAGGAAAACAAGGTCGTTTTAGACAAAATTTGCTAGGAAAACGGGTTGATTTCTCTGGTCGTTCTGTTATCGTCGTTGGTCCAAAACTAAGAATGGATCAATGTGGTCTTCCTAAAACTATGGCATTGGAGCTTTTCAAGCCACATTTGATAGCTAGACTTCAAGAAAAAGGCTACGCAACAACCGTTAAACAAGCCAAAAAAATGATTGAAAACAAGATGAACGAAGTTTGGGAGTGCCTTGAAGAAGTAGTTCAAGATCACCCTGTTATGCTTAACCGTGCGCCGACACTTCACAAAATGTCTATTCAGGCATTTCACCCTGTGCTTGTTGAAGGAAAGGCAATTCGCTTGCACCCGTTAGTTTGTGCAGCTTTTAACGCCGACTTTGACGGCGACCAAATGGCTGTGCATGTTCCATTAAGCCAAGAAGCGATTGCTGAGTGTAAGGTTTTAATGCTAAGTTCTATGAATATCTTACTTCCTGCTAGCGGTAAGGCTGTTGCAGTTCCGTCGCAAGATATGGTTCTTGGAATTTACTATCTTTCTTTGGAAAAAGAAAACGCAAAAGGCACAAACAAAATTTTTGCAAATGTCGATGAAGTTATGGTTGCCGTTGAAGCAAATTCGCTTGATATTCACGCAAAAATCAAAACTATCGTTGATGGCAAAACTACATTTACAACTGCCGGTCGCTTGATTATAAAATCAATATTGCCTGATTTTATCACAGAAGATGACTGGAATAAAGTTATGAAGAAAAAAGACATTGCGAATTTGGTCGATAATGTCTATAAAAAAGGCGGACTTGAAGTCAGTGCTCAGTTCTTAGATAATCTTAAAAATTTAGGCTTCGAATCAGCGACAAAAGCGGGAATTTCGATTTCAGTTGCAGATATTATCGTGCCTGATTCAAAACACAAATTTATCGAAGAAGCGAAAAAAAGCGTTAGAGAAATTCAAAACCAATATGGTGCCGGTTTGCTAACCGATAGCGAAAGATACAACAAAATCATCGATATTTGGACCGATACAAACAACCAAGTTGCAACAGAGATGATGAAGCTTGTTAGAAACGACAAGGGCGGATTTAACTCTATTTATATGATGGCTGACTCAGGAGCTAGGGGTAGTGCTAACCAAATTAGGCAACTTGCAGGTATGCGGGGACTTATGGCTAAACCTGACGGAAGTATTATCGAAACTCCGATTATCTCAAATTTCCGCGAAGGTCTAAATGTGCTAGAATACTTCATCTCTACGCACGGCGCTAGAAAGGGTCTTGCCGATACCGCGCTTAAAACTGCAAATGCTGGTTACCTAACAAGAAAGCTAATCGATGTCGCTCAAAATGTAAAAGTTACAATGGACGATTGTGGCACACACGAAGGTATCGAAATAACTGAAATCACCGATAACGGCGAGTTAGTAGAGAGCTTGGAAGACCGCATTATGGGTAGAGTTTTAAGCTCTGATATTATCGATCCTATTACAAATGAAGTTTTATTTAGCGAAGGCACTTTGCTTGATGAAATTTCTGTTAGAACTATCGTTGATGCAGGTATTAAATCTGTTAGCATTAGAACTCCGATTACTTGTAAAGCTGCAAAAGGCGTTTGTGCGAAATGTTATGGTGTGAATTTGGGCGAAGGAAAACTAGTAAAACCGGGTGAAGCAGTCGGTATCATCTCAGCCCAATCAATCGGCGAACCGGGAACTCAGCTTACACTTCGAACTTTCCACCAAGGTGGTACTGCTTCGACTGAACAACAAGATCGTCAAGTTATAGCGCAAAAAGAGGGCTTTATTAGATATTATAATATCAACACACAAGAAAACGGCGGAAAACAAATCGTTATGAATAGACGAAATTCAGCCGTATTGCTTGTTGAGCCTAAAATAAAAGCTCCGATTGACGGCGTTGTAAGCATAGATATTACCCATGATGATGTTAATATCTCTGTTAAAAACAAAAAAGAAGAATTTAAATACACCATTAGACGCCACGATTTGGCTAAACCAAACGAGTTAGCAGGTGTTAGCGGTAAGGTTGAAGGTAAATTCCACCTACCTTATGCAAACGGCGAGAAAATTCAAGAAAACGAAAGTTTGGTTGAGGTTATCAAAGAAGGCTGGAATGTGCCAAACCGAATTCCTTTTGCTAGTGAATTGATGGTAAAAGACGGCGAACCTGTAACGCAAATCATCAAAGCAGGGGCAAAAGGTGTGCTAAAATATTTCATCTTAAAAGGTGATTATTTAGAAAGATTAAAAGATCTTAAAAAAGGCTACATAGTCGCTGAAAAAGGTATGTTTGTCGTTATTGCCGATGAAGACGGAAGAGAGGCGATTCGCCACTATATCCCACGCGAATCAGTTATCCAATACGATGATAACTCAAAAGTCGAAGCAAAAAGCGTTATTGCTAAACCACAAAAAGATGATAGACTAGTTATCGCTGAGTGGGATCCTTACTCTACGCCGATTATCGCAGAAAGCGAAGGTGTGATTGCGTTTGAAGATATTGAACCAGGATACACTGCTAGTGAGCAATATGACGAAATGACAGGTCAAAGCCGTTTGGTTATCAATGAATACTTACCGCAAGGCGTAAAACCTGCGATTATAATCGCAACTTCTAAAAAAGAGCTAGTTAAATATAATCTTGGCGCAAATACTGCGATTTTCGTAAATAACGGCGATATGGTAAAAGTAGCCGATATTTTGGCAAAAACGCCAAAAGCCGTTGCGAAATCAAAAGATATTACCGGTGGTTTGCCTCGCGTTTCTGAGCTTTTTGAAGCAAGAAGACCAAAAAATACGGCTATCATCGCTGAAATCGACGGCGTTATCAGACTAGATAAACCGCTTCGCTCAAAAGAGAGAATCATCATCGAAGCAAACGACGGCACAACGGCTGAATACTTAATAGATAAATCTCGCCAAATTCAAGTTCGAAACGGCGAATTTGTCCATGCAGGGGAACGCTTGACAGAAGGTTTCGTAAGTAGCCACGATGTGCTTAGAATTCTAGGCGAAAAGGCACTTCACTACTATTTGATAAGCGAAATTCAACAAGTTTATCGCTCACAAGGCGTTGCGATTAACGATAAACATATCGAAATCATCGTTTCGCAAATGCTTCGCCAAGTGCGAATCGTAGATAGCGGAAATACAAATTTCATCACAGGCGATTTAATCAGCCGTAGAAAATTCCGTGAAGAAAACGAAAAAGTTATGGCTATGGGCGGCGAACCTGCGATTGCTGAGCCTGTGTTGCTTGGTGTTACAAGAGCGGCGATTGGTTCTGATAGCGTTATTTCGGCTGCTTCGTTCCAAGAAACTACAAAAGTTCTAACAGAAGCGTCGATAGCAGGTAAATTTGATTATCTTGAAGACTTAAAAGAAAATGTTATTTTAGGTCGCACGATTCCAGTCGGAACAGGCTTGTATCAAGATAAAATCGTAAAAATAAAAAATAACTAA
- a CDS encoding DoxX family protein, which yields MRSYTNFGLLILRLALGVCLFMHGVAKIMNGIGGVKSMLVAKNIPEFVAYGVYLGEIVAPVMIILGLFCRIGALLVLGLCGIILYVAYPDLTAMSSHGGFAAEILYLYIGISFCLLVCGGGRFAIIKD from the coding sequence ATGAGAAGTTATACAAATTTTGGGCTTTTAATTTTGCGTTTGGCGCTTGGCGTTTGCCTTTTTATGCACGGCGTTGCAAAGATAATGAACGGCATTGGTGGCGTAAAAAGTATGCTTGTAGCAAAAAATATCCCTGAATTTGTAGCTTATGGTGTCTATTTGGGCGAGATTGTTGCGCCTGTGATGATTATTCTTGGGCTATTTTGCCGAATCGGTGCCTTGCTAGTTTTAGGACTATGTGGCATTATACTTTATGTTGCTTACCCTGATTTAACTGCGATGAGCTCTCACGGCGGTTTTGCAGCCGAAATTTTATACCTTTATATCGGAATTTCTTTTTGTTTGCTAGTCTGCGGCGGCGGACGCTTTGCGATTATTAAAGATTGA
- a CDS encoding type II toxin-antitoxin system RelB/DinJ family antitoxin, whose amino-acid sequence MATSLIQLRVDEKLKKQADELFADLGLDTTTALRIFLKQALKVGGLPFKVLKEKRNGYSLDESPTIKRLDGEFEKLPKAQQEAIIKEVRAEMFGE is encoded by the coding sequence ATGGCTACAAGTTTAATACAATTAAGAGTAGATGAAAAATTAAAAAAACAAGCAGATGAGTTGTTTGCTGATTTGGGACTTGATACCACAACGGCCCTTAGAATATTTTTAAAACAAGCCTTAAAAGTAGGCGGTTTGCCGTTTAAGGTTTTGAAAGAAAAAAGAAATGGTTATTCATTAGACGAATCGCCGACTATCAAAAGACTTGACGGAGAATTTGAAAAGTTACCAAAAGCCCAACAAGAAGCCATAATCAAAGAAGTAAGAGCCGAAATGTTTGGTGAATAA
- a CDS encoding tetratricopeptide repeat protein, translated as MKKFVLFSLIFAIMFADEVSNLETSCEKGDGKSCYELGLLYGQNRKVIVDKSDNNDRYNKAIQYFEKGCNGNNAEACAALSSYYSNGIWIEKDEEKAKELFQKSMNLYEKDCEKDIARSCDLLADMHDNRDKSIELRQKAEKLYSIECENNNAEACLYLGSMYDEHSFSTGIENNFDKSLNLYEKSCELGNSDACYSAYAQYATQTKVQNKEKADEFAIKSCELGYDIACNDLGFLYNNDNNKTESRKYYKKSCEFGFNDNCSKVCYDLGSEHDYDYKSEGYKTEAQKYCKKACELGDKGSCDSYENSK; from the coding sequence ATGAAAAAATTTGTATTATTTAGTTTAATATTTGCAATAATGTTTGCAGACGAAGTTTCAAATTTAGAAACTTCTTGCGAAAAAGGCGACGGTAAAAGTTGCTACGAACTTGGGCTATTGTATGGACAAAATAGAAAAGTTATAGTTGATAAATCAGACAATAATGATAGATATAACAAAGCAATACAATATTTTGAAAAAGGCTGTAATGGTAATAACGCCGAAGCGTGTGCCGCATTATCTAGTTATTATAGTAATGGTATTTGGATAGAAAAAGATGAAGAAAAAGCAAAAGAGCTGTTTCAAAAATCTATGAATTTGTATGAAAAAGATTGCGAAAAAGATATAGCAAGAAGTTGCGATTTACTGGCTGATATGCATGATAATCGAGATAAATCAATAGAATTAAGACAAAAAGCCGAAAAGTTATATTCTATCGAGTGCGAAAACAATAACGCAGAAGCATGTTTGTATTTAGGAAGTATGTATGATGAACATAGTTTTTCTACTGGTATAGAAAACAATTTTGACAAGTCGTTAAATTTATATGAAAAAAGTTGTGAGCTTGGGAATTCTGATGCTTGTTATAGTGCATACGCTCAGTATGCTACACAAACCAAAGTGCAGAATAAAGAAAAAGCCGATGAATTTGCTATAAAATCTTGCGAATTAGGATACGATATAGCCTGTAACGATTTGGGTTTTTTATATAATAATGACAATAATAAAACAGAATCTAGAAAGTATTATAAAAAATCTTGTGAATTTGGTTTTAATGATAATTGTAGTAAGGTTTGTTACGATTTAGGTTCAGAACACGATTACGATTATAAATCAGAAGGCTATAAAACAGAAGCTCAAAAATATTGCAAAAAAGCTTGTGAGCTTGGAGATAAAGGCAGTTGTGATAGTTACGAAAATTCTAAATAA
- the rpsL gene encoding 30S ribosomal protein S12 — translation MPTINQLVRKERKKVNVKSKSPALKECPQRRGVCTRVYTTTPKKPNSALRKVAKVRLTSGFEVISYIGGEGHNLQEHSIVLVRGGRVKDLPGVKYHIVRGALDTAGVAKRTVSRSKYGAKRPKK, via the coding sequence GTGCCAACCATAAATCAATTGGTCAGAAAAGAGCGCAAAAAAGTGAATGTAAAGTCAAAATCACCTGCGCTAAAAGAGTGTCCTCAAAGACGCGGAGTTTGCACCAGAGTTTATACAACAACTCCTAAAAAACCAAACTCAGCTTTGAGAAAAGTTGCCAAAGTAAGGCTAACAAGCGGTTTTGAAGTCATCAGCTATATCGGCGGTGAAGGTCATAACCTACAAGAACACAGCATTGTTCTAGTTCGCGGCGGTCGTGTAAAAGACTTACCGGGCGTTAAATATCACATCGTTCGTGGTGCGCTTGATACCGCAGGTGTCGCAAAAAGAACAGTTTCTAGATCTAAATACGGTGCTAAACGCCCTAAAAAATAG